One part of the Glycine soja cultivar W05 chromosome 11, ASM419377v2, whole genome shotgun sequence genome encodes these proteins:
- the LOC114374354 gene encoding proteasome assembly chaperone 2-like: MEFVPEEGKHLHEDCSTLILPALSIGNVGQLVADLLISSMGSERVGYLDDPNVLPCVGNDAYGPFPQGDLALPLEAYDSPSNALTIIQQRSPVVKGMMIEFAKNMADFLAGSGKKHIVVLSSLDFGKWQKVDMSSGLQIYYLSSSNSNGTDENCEQLGWKKLQEYDPSQMHWKYLSDLAEGNVTVEDITSVEDELEEENYYASLPFAALFSFLKAKGLKVTCLLCYCSEGDNISDAFQLGDAVCKLLQLSHPTTGIEGGKWRVPLSWMSVYGPPPDVSIF, from the exons ATGGAGTTCGTTCCTGAAGAAGGCAAGCACCTTCACGAGGATTGCTCCACTTTGATTTTG CCTGCTCTGTCGATTGGCAATGTGGGGCAGCTAGTTGCAGATCTTTTGATTTCATCAATGGGTTCTGAGAGAGTTGGGTATTTGGATGATCCTAACGTTTTGCCCTGTGTTGGCAATGATGCTTATGGACCCTTTCCTCAAGGAGACCTGGCTCTTCCTCTTGAAG CTTATGATTCCCCTTCTAATGCTCTCACTATCATCCAACAGAGATCACCGGTGGTTAAG GGTATGATGATTGAGTTTGCAAAAAATATGGCTGATTTTCTTGCTGGTAGTGGAAAGAAGCATATTGTTGTTCTCTCCAGCTTAGATTTTGGAAAATGGCAAAAAGTTGACATGTCAAG TGGTTTGCAGATTTATTACCTTTCTAGTTCCAACAGCAATGGAACAGATGAAAATTGTGAACAGCTTGGGTGGAAGAAACTTCAAGAGTATGACCCTTCTCAAATGCATTGGAAATATCTTAGTGATTTAGCTGAAGGAAATGTAACTGTGGAAGATATTACTTCGGTAGAAGATGagctagaagaagaaaattattatgCTAGCTTGCCTTTTGCtgcacttttttcttttctcaag GCTAAAGGTTTGAAGGTCACCTGCTTGTTATGTTATTGCTCAGAAGGGGACAACATATCGGATGCTTTTCAGTTAGGCGATGCAGTATGTAAACTTCTCCAGCTGAGTCACCCTACTACTG GAATTGAAGGTGGCAAATGGCGAGTTCCACTTTCTTGGATGAGTGTATATGGACCACCCCCAGATGTGTCCATCTTCTAA
- the LOC114373542 gene encoding allene oxide synthase 3-like: MASSDSKLPLKPIPGSYGLPFFGPMSDRHDYFYNQGRDKFFAERIKKYNSTVIRTNMPPGPFISSNPRVIALLDGVSFPILFDNSKVDKRDVLDGTFMPSTSFTGGYRACAFQDTTEPSHALLKRFYLNFLASKHETFLPLFRNNLSDHFSDLEDKLAGKSGKASFNSSVGSATFNFLFRLLSDKDPSETIIGSDGPSLVQTWLAAQLAPLATLGLPRIFNYVEDFLIRSIPFPAWTVKSSYKKLYEGLSTAGTAILDEAERVGIKRDEACHNLVFMLSFNAQGGLVNQFPILIKWLGLAGEGLHKQLAEEIRTVVKDEGGVSLRALDQMTLTKSVVYEVLRIEPAVPFQYAKAREDLVVESHDAAYEIKKGEMIFGYQPFATKDPKIFENAEDFVAHRFLGHDGEKLLRHVLWSNGPQTEEPTPDDKQCPAKNLVVLMCRLYLVEFFLRYDTFTFDFKPVVLGPDVTIKSLAKASSF; encoded by the exons ATGGCTTCTTCCGACAGCAAGCTTCCCCTGAAACCCATCCCTGGAAGCTACGGGCTTCCTTTCTTTGGACCCATGAGTGACAGACATGACTATTTCTACAACCAAGGACGCGACAAGTTCTTTGCCGAACGAATTAAAAAGTACAACTCTACGGTTATACGAACCAACATGCCACCGGGTCCTTTCATTTCCTCTAATCCTAGAGTCATCGCTCTCCTCGACGGTGTCTCCTTCCCCATTCTATTCGACAACTCCAAGGTCGATAAGCGCGATGTTCTCGACGGCACCTTCATGCCTTCCACCTCCTTCACCGGCGGTTACCGCGCGTGTGCCTTCCAGGACACCACCGAACCCTCCCACGCGCTCCTCAAGCGCTTCTACCTTAACTTCCTCGCCTCCAAGCACGAAACCTTCCTCCCACTCTTCCGCAACAACCTCTCCGACCACTTCTCTGATCTGGAAGACAAGCTGGCCGGCAAATCCGGCAAGGCCAGCTTCAACTCCTCCGTCGGCTCCGCCACCTTCAACTTCCTCTTCCGTCTCCTCTCCGACAAAGACCCCTCCGAAACCATAATCGGCTCCGACGGCCCCAGCCTGGTCCAAACCTGGCTGGCAGCTCAGCTGGCTCCTCTGGCCACTCTAGGCTTACCCAGGATCTTCAACTACGTGGAGGATTTCTTAATCAGGTCAATCCCCTTTCCAGCATGGACTGTCAAATCCAGCTACAAGAAACTCTACGAAGGTCTCTCGACAGCAG GTACTGCGATTCTGGACGAAGCGGAGCGCGTGGGGATAAAGAGGGACGAAGCGTGCCACAATCTTGTGTTCATGTTATCGTTCAACGCGCAGGGTGGGTTAGTGAACCAGTTTCCGATTTTGATCAAGTGGCTAGGACTGGCTGGGGAGGGTTTACACAAGCAGCTCGCGGAGGAGATCAGGACCGTTGTTAAGGACGAAGGAGGGGTGAGTCTCCGGGCGTTGGATCAGATGACTTTGACCAAATCAGTGGTGTATGAGGTCCTGAGGATAGAGCCCGCGGTGCCGTTCCAGTACGCGAAGGCCAGGGAGGATCTGGTGGTGGAGAGCCACGATGCGGCGTACGAGATCAAGAAGGGAGAGATGATCTTCGGATATCAGCCGTTCGCTACCAAGGATCCGAAGATCTTCGAGAACGCCGAGGACTTTGTGGCCCACAGGTTCCTTGGCCACGACGGGGAAAAGCTCTTGAGACACGTCTTGTGGTCCAACGGACCCCAGACGGAGGAGCCCACACCGGATGATAAACAGTGTCCCGCCAAGAATCTGGTGGTGCTCATGTGCAGGCTCTACTTGGTGGAATTCTTCCTGCGTTACGACACGTTTACGTTCGATTTTAAACCAGTTGTTCTGGGTCCCGATGTTACCATCAAGTCACTCGCCAAGGCTTCTTCCTTCTGA
- the LOC114377143 gene encoding putative uncharacterized protein DDB_G0282133, which produces MTNAHGGAMLVERNTNSTVRRQKFGALLHSEPTSLSTSNNDDDEFSHNQQRHSNASPRNYADSSTTSSNNASPNTMSPWSYQPNNNSSSPLDKSPWILPSSPAINHFHHHHDDTENGLFGSIVRQEGHIYSLAVSGDLLYTGSDSKNIRVWKDLKDFAGFKSSSGLVKTIVISGGKIFTGHQDGKIRVWKVSSKNPRNHKRIGSLPTFKEYVKSSMNPKNYVEVRRHRNAVKVKHFDAVSSLSLDEEEGLLYSGSWDKTLKVWRVEDSKCLDSINAHEDAVNAVVAAFGGCVLTGSADGTVKVWRRKNDGKKAKHVLDRVLLKQENAVTALAVNRLAKVVYCGSSDGLVNFWECDQKGGFSHGGVLRGHKLAVLCLAAAGNLVFSGSADKNVCLWKRDEHGFHTCHSILTGHTGPVKCIAVREEKPPPEEPCEKKDQRWFVYTGSLDKSVKVWCVSEQAPEASMFQSWATPGHAGSPGKISVSSSPAWSYSSPRRIGVTSATGGFGYSSPGSIRVNSSSSPFRTSYSLPRIFSVSNDSGNSNGNGHSTKSFDNGNNSRTTDDGAKNNDDNTKSEDNGNNNNHSAKSNDGGNNNPNNNDRAKSIGNENKDCDNDNAKSIVSGNNNRNSDSTKSSYNGSNNPNNDGAYSNANNSHDTNSTKIIGNGNNNNNNNIDDASGNGKKNNNIDGASGNGKKNNNIDGASGNGNNNRNINSAKSIGGNNNRNSDSTKSSYNGSNNPNNDGAYSNANNSHDTSSTKIIGNGNNNNNNIDDASGNGKKNNNIDGASGNGKKNNNIDGASGNGNNNRNINSAKSIGGNNRNSDSTKSGDNSSNNRNSDNTKSGDNGNNHHNIDVAYGNGSTNRNNDSSKIGDNGDNNRINDSFKSNSNANGHNNSSDKSGGAKSNGNSNNNSNGGGAKSNDIGNGNSNYNRNSDGPKSNVIGNYNQNSGGKSSGNGNEKSNSNRSSGGAKSNGNSIQNSNSNRTRSNANANNNYTNNPFQNNSTGAGDTRNRNERQLQSRNQYCN; this is translated from the coding sequence ATGACAAACGCACACGGTGGCGCCATGTTAGTAGAGCGAAATACAAACAGCACCGTACGCAGACAAAAATTCGGAGCCTTGTTGCACTCCGAACCGACGTCGCTTTCCACCTCCAACAACGACGATGATGAATTCTCCCATAACCAACAACGGCACAGCAACGCCAGCCCCAGAAACTACGCCGATAGCAGCACCACAAGCAGCAACAATGCCTCTCCCAACACCATGTCTCCGTGGAGCTACCAACCCAACAACAACTCTTCTTCTCCTCTCGATAAATCTCCGTGGATATTGCCTTCTTCACCGGCGATAAACcacttccaccaccaccatgaCGATACCGAAAACGGCCTCTTCGGATCTATCGTCCGCCAGGAGGGCCACATATATTCCCTCGCCGTTTCCGGGGACTTGCTTTACACCGGCTCCGACAGCAAGAACATAAGAGTGTGGAAGGATCTCAAAGACTTCGCGGGATTCAAATCAAGCAGCGGATTGGTGAAAACGATTGTTATCTCCGGCGGGAAGATCTTCACCGGCCATCAAGACGGGAAGATCAGAGTGTGGAAGGTTTCGTCGAAGAATCCGCGCAACCATAAACGTATCGGGAGCTTGCCGACGTTCAAAGAGTACGTGAAGAGTTCGATGAATCCGAAGAACTACGTGGAGGTTCGGCGGCACCGGAACGCGGTGAAGGTGAAGCACTTCGACGCCGTTTCGAGCCTGAGTTTGGACGAGGAGGAAGGGTTGTTGTACTCGGGGTCGTGGGACAAGACGCTCAAGGTGTGGCGCGTGGAGGATTCAAAGTGCTTGGATTCGATTAACGCGCACGAGGACGCCGTGAACGCGGTGGTGGCGGCGTTCGGAGGGTGCGTGTTGACGGGCTCCGCGGACGGGACGGTGAAGGTATGGAGGAGGAAGAACGACGGGAAGAAGGCCAAGCACGTGCTGGACCGCGTTTTGCTGAAGCAGGAGAACGCGGTTACGGCGCTGGCGGTGAACCGTTTGGCAAAAGTGGTTTATTGCGGTTCTTCTGATGGGTTGGTGAATTTCTGGGAGTGTGACCAGAAAGGCGGGTTCTCACACGGCGGCGTTTTGAGGGGGCATAAGCTCGCTGTTCTCTGTCTCGCTGCGGCGGGGAACCTTGTCTTTAGTGGCTCCGCAGATAAGAATGTTTGCCTGTGGAAGCGTGACGAACATGGGTTCCACACGTGCCATTCGATTCTGACGGGGCACACTGGTCCTGTTAAGTGTATTGCTGTGAGGGAAGAAAAACCGCCCCCGGAGGAGCCTTGCGAGAAGAAGGATCAACGGTGGTTTGTGTACACCGGGAGCTTGGACAAGTCCGTGAAGGTGTGGTGCGTGTCTGAACAAGCGCCGGAGGCGAGCATGTTCCAAAGCTGGGCCACACCGGGTCATGCCGGTTCACCGGGGAAAATTAGTGTTAGTTCATCACCTGCGTGGAGTTATTCATCGCCGAGAAGAATTGGTGTTACTTCCGCAACAGGTGGATTCGGCTATTCCTCACCCGGATCTATCAGGGTCAATTCCTCTTCCTCCCCATTTCGAACAAGTTATTCTTTGCCCAGAATATTCAGTGTTAGCAATGACAGTGGAAACAGCAACGGCAATGGTCATAGTACTAAAAGTTTTGATAATGGCAATAACAGCAGAACCACTGATGATGGTGCTaaaaacaatgatgataacactAAAAGTGAGGACAATGGCAACAACAATAACCACAGTGCTAAAAGCAATGACGGTGGCAACAACAATCCCAACAACAATGACAGAGCTAAAAGCATTGGCAATGAAAACAAAGATTGCGACAATGATAATGCTAAAAGCATTGTCAGTGGCAACAACAACCGAAACAGTGATAGCACCAAAAGCAGTTACAATGGTAGCAACAACCCCAACAATGATGGTGCTTATAGCAATGCCAACAACAGCCACGACACTAATAGCACTAAAATCATTGGAAatggcaacaacaacaacaacaacaacattgatGATGCTTCTGGCAATGGCaagaaaaacaacaacattGATGGTGCTTCTGGCAATGGCaagaaaaacaacaacattGATGGTGCTTCTGGCAATGGCAACAACAATCGCAACATTAATAGTGCTAAAAGCATTGGTGGCAACAACAACCGAAACAGTGATAGCACCAAAAGCAGTTACAATGGTAGCAACAACCCCAACAATGATGGTGCTTATAGCAATGCCAACAACAGCCACGACACTAGTAGCACTAAAATCATTGGAAatggcaacaacaacaacaacaacattgatGATGCTTCTGGCAATGGCaagaaaaacaacaacattGATGGTGCTTCTGGCAATGGCaagaaaaacaacaacattGATGGTGCTTCTGGCAATGGCAACAACAATCGCAACATTAATAGTGCTAAAAGCATTGGTGGCAATAACCGCAACAGTGATAGCACTAAAAGCGGCGACAATAGCAGCAACAACCGCAACAGTGATAACACTAAAAGCGGTGACAATGGAAACAACCACCACAACATTGATGTTGCTTATGGCAATGGCAGCACCAACCGCAACAATGATAGTTCTAAAATCGGTGACAATGGAGACAACAACCGCATCAATGATAGTTTTAAAAGCAATAGCAATGCCAATGGCCATAACAACAGCAGCGACAAGAGTGGTGGTGCTAAAAGTAATGGCAATAGCAATAACAACAGCAACGGTGGTGGTGCTAAAAGCAATGACATTGGCAATGGAAATAGCAATTATAACCGCAACAGTGATGGTCCTAAAAGCAATGTCATTGGAAATTACAACCAAAATAGTGGTGGTAAAAGCAGTGGAAATGGCAATGAAAAGAGCAATAGCAACCGTAGCAGTGGTGGTGCTAAAAGCAATGGCAATAGCATCCAAAACAGCAACAGTAATCGTACCAGAAGCAATGCCAATGCCAACAATAATTACACAAACAACCCCTTCCAAAACAATAGCACCGGTGCCGGTGACACTCGAAACAGGAACGAGAGGCAGTTGCAAAGTAGAAATcaatattgtaattaa